A single genomic interval of Brevibacillus brevis harbors:
- a CDS encoding MBL fold metallo-hydrolase: MQSSQPIDLGERIHLIDGFDMGWAERTGTYVIAEEELTLVETGPSPSVPYIKAGLAKLGYTPEQVKYIIVTHIHLDHAGGVGLFLKDCPNAKVVVHPKGARHLIDPSRLIAGARAVYHDDFDRLFDPIEAVFEERILIRGDGDTLKIGGNCTLEFLDSPGHANHHFSIYDPVSRGMFTGDTAGVLYPQLKKDGIHLVLPSTSPNQFDPDAMLASLSRFEASKLSRIYFGHFGMSEQVDDVYRQIREWLPVFVAEGESTLAAGQTYDELSRKLVERVSDHLQSQGINEDHEVFEVLKLDLQVCSMGILDYLHKRG, from the coding sequence ATGCAATCATCACAGCCAATCGACTTAGGGGAACGCATCCATTTAATAGACGGTTTCGATATGGGCTGGGCGGAACGTACGGGGACGTATGTGATTGCGGAAGAGGAGCTTACATTGGTAGAAACAGGGCCAAGCCCCTCTGTCCCATACATCAAGGCTGGTCTCGCCAAGCTCGGTTATACGCCGGAACAAGTAAAATACATCATCGTGACGCACATTCACCTGGATCATGCAGGAGGAGTAGGACTGTTTCTGAAGGATTGTCCGAATGCAAAGGTCGTTGTCCACCCGAAAGGTGCACGTCATCTCATAGATCCGAGCCGACTGATCGCAGGCGCGAGAGCCGTGTATCATGATGATTTTGATCGATTGTTTGATCCGATTGAGGCAGTTTTCGAGGAGCGGATTTTGATTCGCGGGGACGGAGATACACTCAAGATCGGAGGGAATTGCACATTGGAGTTTCTGGATTCCCCAGGTCACGCCAATCATCACTTCAGCATCTACGATCCCGTAAGCCGCGGCATGTTCACAGGTGATACCGCAGGTGTACTCTATCCACAGCTTAAAAAGGATGGTATTCACCTCGTGCTGCCATCTACTTCGCCGAATCAGTTTGACCCGGATGCCATGTTAGCGTCTTTAAGCCGTTTTGAAGCGAGCAAGTTGAGTCGGATTTACTTTGGTCATTTTGGGATGTCAGAGCAGGTAGACGACGTGTACCGCCAAATTCGTGAGTGGCTCCCAGTATTTGTGGCGGAAGGAGAATCAACGCTTGCTGCTGGTCAAACTTATGACGAGCTGTCTCGTAAGTTAGTTGAACGAGTCTCGGATCATCTACAGTCACAAGGCATTAATGAGGACCACGAAGTTTTCGAGGTACTCAAGCTCGATTTGCAAGTATGCTCCATGGGCATTCTGGATTATTTGCACAAACGAGGGTAA
- a CDS encoding ABC transporter substrate-binding protein: MKKKLSGILSVILATAVVAGCGAGQATTDTNATNKTQTVEAGASQPDTKGTGEPVFPRTIKHAMGEVTLEKKPERVASVDIMGTDYFLVLDFAPIVSEGFESTKSKSRIFAKYAEGKTVKDLGGKTNLETLLEMDPEVIVMTSTGKGSRFEEFNKMADSIVIDFSVDAPTRLMKIAEVIGKEEKAKQVLADFDKLKNEAKVAADKHKGETVLFLVSNGKDFTVMHPKNFPIYYEEVGLTPIAGLPEDGKIGGRIGIEALSELAPDHIFIAENRRSAKAEEPEGLIHIWKDHPVWKNIKAVKNNHVYTMDTLAGDTFFLGEIAGLEAIKNNLGK; the protein is encoded by the coding sequence ATGAAAAAGAAATTATCAGGCATTCTGTCCGTAATCTTAGCCACAGCTGTCGTGGCGGGGTGCGGAGCAGGACAGGCGACTACAGATACAAACGCTACCAATAAAACGCAAACGGTTGAGGCAGGAGCATCACAACCCGATACAAAAGGGACAGGGGAGCCTGTCTTTCCTCGAACCATCAAGCATGCGATGGGAGAAGTCACACTGGAGAAAAAGCCGGAGCGTGTCGCCTCTGTCGATATCATGGGAACAGATTACTTCCTCGTGCTAGATTTTGCTCCGATTGTATCGGAAGGTTTTGAGTCGACGAAAAGTAAGTCACGAATTTTTGCGAAGTATGCCGAGGGTAAAACGGTGAAGGATCTGGGTGGAAAAACGAATTTGGAGACTTTGTTGGAGATGGACCCAGAGGTTATTGTCATGACAAGCACCGGAAAAGGCTCCAGATTTGAGGAATTCAACAAAATGGCTGATTCCATCGTCATTGATTTCTCAGTGGATGCACCCACCCGCCTCATGAAAATAGCTGAAGTTATTGGGAAAGAAGAAAAGGCGAAGCAAGTTTTGGCCGATTTTGATAAGCTGAAGAACGAAGCAAAAGTAGCAGCAGACAAGCATAAAGGAGAAACGGTGCTATTCCTCGTTTCCAATGGTAAGGATTTTACAGTAATGCATCCCAAAAATTTCCCGATTTACTATGAGGAAGTGGGACTAACACCGATAGCAGGATTGCCCGAGGATGGCAAGATCGGGGGACGTATCGGAATCGAGGCGTTGAGTGAGCTTGCTCCCGATCATATCTTTATTGCTGAGAACCGCCGTTCGGCAAAAGCAGAGGAGCCGGAAGGGTTGATTCATATCTGGAAGGATCATCCTGTCTGGAAAAACATCAAAGCAGTGAAAAACAACCATGTTTACACGATGGATACACTCGCGGGTGATACGTTCTTTCTGGGAGAAATCGCGGGATTGGAAGCCATCAAGAACAATCTCGGAAAATAG
- a CDS encoding MerR family transcriptional regulator, with product MEYTVQKLGLLAGVSTRTLRYYDEIDLLKPARINSSGYRIYGQQEVDRLQQILFYRELGVSLEEIKEILDSPTFDAERALREHREKLLERRAQLDALIANVDLTLAQREGTKTMSDKQKFEGFKQKMIDENEDKYGAEIRAKYGNDQIEKSNQKVKGMTEEQYAALEKLNAELHETLAQAFSTGDPAHELSQKAADLHRQWLSFYWDSYSKEAHAGVAQMYVDDPRFTAYYDKEQPGVAEFLRDAVAIYTSK from the coding sequence ATGGAATATACAGTGCAAAAGCTAGGACTCCTGGCGGGTGTCAGCACCCGGACGCTCCGATACTACGATGAAATTGATCTTCTCAAGCCGGCGAGAATCAATTCGTCAGGGTATCGCATTTACGGACAGCAAGAGGTTGATCGATTGCAGCAAATCCTTTTTTACCGCGAGCTGGGTGTGAGCTTGGAGGAGATCAAGGAGATCCTGGATTCACCAACCTTTGATGCTGAACGGGCACTGCGGGAGCACCGCGAGAAGCTCCTGGAAAGGCGAGCGCAATTGGATGCGTTAATCGCCAATGTCGATTTGACATTAGCACAAAGAGAGGGGACCAAAACGATGAGTGACAAACAAAAATTTGAAGGCTTCAAGCAAAAAATGATTGATGAGAATGAAGATAAGTACGGGGCAGAAATTCGAGCAAAATACGGAAATGACCAAATCGAAAAATCGAATCAGAAGGTCAAAGGCATGACAGAAGAACAGTATGCCGCGCTGGAGAAATTGAACGCAGAGCTGCATGAAACGTTGGCGCAGGCTTTTTCGACAGGTGATCCTGCTCATGAATTGTCGCAAAAAGCGGCTGATCTGCACCGTCAATGGCTGAGCTTTTATTGGGACAGCTACAGTAAGGAAGCGCACGCAGGGGTGGCCCAGATGTATGTTGATGACCCGCGCTTTACCGCTTACTATGACAAGGAGCAGCCAGGTGTTGCCGAGTTTCTCCGCGATGCAGTGGCCATTTATACCAGCAAGTGA
- a CDS encoding pyridoxamine 5'-phosphate oxidase family protein: protein MGQLFSELRPEHEKFIKKQRMFFVASAPMDKDGHVNLSPKGYDSFRIISPNEVAYLDLTGSGNETSAHLQENGRITIMFCAFEGPPLIMRLFGKGTVILPDTPRWDELVNDFPLLPGARQIITVNIQEVKTSCGWAIPFYSYSKERETLQKWTLAKDEQELLDYQKEYNVVSMDGLPTPLGQKLFPAAGGDN from the coding sequence ATGGGTCAGCTTTTTTCTGAGTTACGACCTGAGCATGAGAAGTTTATCAAGAAGCAACGGATGTTCTTTGTTGCCTCTGCTCCTATGGACAAAGATGGTCACGTGAATCTTTCACCGAAAGGATACGATTCTTTTCGCATAATATCCCCTAATGAGGTCGCCTATTTGGACCTGACTGGAAGTGGAAACGAAACCAGTGCACATCTACAGGAAAATGGCAGGATTACGATCATGTTCTGTGCATTTGAAGGCCCCCCTCTCATCATGCGCCTATTCGGCAAAGGAACGGTTATTCTTCCAGATACACCTCGGTGGGATGAGCTCGTAAATGATTTCCCGCTTCTGCCTGGTGCTCGTCAAATCATTACCGTAAACATACAGGAAGTAAAGACTTCTTGCGGCTGGGCTATCCCCTTCTATTCCTATTCAAAAGAACGCGAAACCCTTCAGAAATGGACTTTGGCTAAAGACGAGCAGGAGCTGCTTGATTATCAAAAGGAATACAACGTAGTAAGCATGGATGGATTGCCAACACCCTTGGGACAAAAGCTTTTTCCCGCAGCAGGTGGGGATAACTAA
- a CDS encoding FmdB family zinc ribbon protein, with the protein MPRYDYMCEECGPFVQWLKISELTDSVACPDCQQLSKRMFSAPGLIMTPQALRQRIERGVEPKVVRKHSHSHEGAGCSHNHGSQAQRGHTHSRGGKRPWMVGH; encoded by the coding sequence ATGCCGAGATACGATTACATGTGCGAGGAATGTGGTCCATTTGTACAGTGGCTGAAGATAAGCGAGCTGACAGATAGCGTTGCTTGCCCCGATTGCCAGCAGCTATCAAAGCGTATGTTTTCTGCACCAGGATTGATCATGACACCGCAAGCGCTGCGACAACGTATCGAGCGTGGCGTGGAACCAAAAGTGGTACGGAAGCATTCGCATTCCCATGAAGGAGCAGGGTGCAGCCATAACCACGGTAGTCAGGCACAGCGTGGGCATACTCACAGCCGTGGGGGCAAACGCCCTTGGATGGTTGGACACTAA
- a CDS encoding nitroreductase family protein — translation MESSLYPIAQAIRDRRTIKKFKPDPIPLELIRELLDVAVWAPNHGLREPWRFVLYMEEGKRVVVDAILQNAMKKRDPELLLRVPAYLLVIVNEDSRQREREEDYAAACTLIQNFQLAAWERGLGVVWKTEPFTYQAGFLQAVGVRAEEKLVGMLQLGFPEMIPEARARTAANDKLTVIHSNVALEDKKGNVTVAADH, via the coding sequence ATGGAGTCATCATTGTATCCGATTGCACAAGCGATCCGTGACCGCAGAACCATTAAGAAATTCAAGCCGGACCCGATTCCACTGGAATTGATTCGTGAGTTGCTGGATGTAGCTGTCTGGGCACCTAACCACGGACTGCGCGAGCCTTGGCGATTCGTCCTTTATATGGAAGAAGGGAAGCGGGTTGTCGTCGATGCCATTCTTCAAAACGCCATGAAAAAAAGAGATCCAGAATTGCTTTTACGCGTCCCGGCATATCTTTTGGTTATCGTCAACGAAGACTCTCGGCAAAGAGAACGGGAAGAGGACTATGCGGCAGCCTGCACGTTGATTCAAAACTTTCAACTAGCGGCGTGGGAGCGGGGATTGGGCGTCGTTTGGAAAACGGAACCGTTCACGTATCAAGCAGGATTTTTACAAGCGGTAGGGGTACGTGCGGAGGAAAAACTCGTAGGAATGCTTCAGCTTGGCTTTCCGGAGATGATCCCGGAAGCTCGAGCGAGAACGGCTGCAAACGACAAGCTGACCGTGATTCATTCGAACGTTGCTCTGGAGGATAAGAAGGGAAATGTCACAGTCGCAGCCGATCACTAA
- a CDS encoding FecCD family ABC transporter permease: MSQSQPITKNASLRTRPWMATVLIVAGICAILFGLGSSIITGVANISFATVWNSIFHYDSSNEHHVIIQTLRMPRALAGALVGAAFAVAGAIMQGVTKNPIADTGLMGINAGAGFVLVLVFAFAPGLPFESIILFSFMGAGLGVGLVYGLAYFSKNGLTPLRLALAGAIVSSILSGISQAISLLFQINYDLAFWSAGGISTAEWFQVSVMMPWIVGGIIVAMILSRSITILSLGEEIAAGLGQKTRLVKGVAAVVVMVLAGASVSTVGGVGFVGLVVPHIVRFLVGVDYRWIIPCSAVMGGVLVVFADIGAKMIAMPYETPLGAIIAVIGVPFFLYLARKERREW, encoded by the coding sequence ATGTCACAGTCGCAGCCGATCACTAAAAATGCTTCGCTTCGAACAAGACCGTGGATGGCGACGGTGTTGATTGTTGCCGGGATTTGCGCCATCCTTTTCGGGCTAGGTTCATCCATTATCACGGGAGTGGCTAATATCTCGTTTGCCACTGTTTGGAACTCGATTTTTCACTATGATTCTAGCAACGAGCATCATGTCATTATTCAAACACTGCGAATGCCACGTGCCTTGGCAGGAGCGCTGGTAGGAGCTGCTTTTGCCGTAGCGGGAGCCATCATGCAAGGGGTTACGAAAAATCCGATTGCCGATACGGGCTTGATGGGCATTAATGCAGGAGCTGGATTCGTGCTCGTACTCGTTTTTGCTTTTGCACCAGGACTCCCTTTTGAGTCTATCATTCTCTTTTCTTTTATGGGAGCGGGTCTGGGGGTAGGGCTTGTTTATGGACTGGCCTATTTTTCCAAAAACGGTTTGACACCTTTACGGCTCGCGTTGGCGGGGGCGATCGTCAGCTCAATCCTATCAGGGATTAGTCAGGCGATCTCCCTCCTCTTTCAGATCAACTACGATCTGGCATTTTGGTCAGCAGGGGGAATCTCTACAGCGGAGTGGTTCCAAGTGTCGGTCATGATGCCCTGGATTGTGGGAGGAATCATTGTGGCCATGATCCTTTCTCGCTCCATTACCATTTTGAGTCTGGGAGAAGAGATCGCAGCGGGACTCGGACAAAAGACCAGGCTGGTGAAGGGGGTGGCGGCGGTTGTCGTCATGGTGCTGGCAGGTGCTTCAGTCTCCACGGTTGGTGGTGTTGGGTTTGTCGGTCTCGTCGTCCCACATATCGTCCGTTTTCTGGTCGGGGTTGATTACCGCTGGATTATTCCTTGCTCGGCAGTCATGGGAGGCGTTTTGGTTGTTTTTGCGGACATTGGAGCCAAAATGATAGCGATGCCCTACGAGACACCGCTTGGCGCCATTATCGCCGTTATCGGCGTTCCTTTCTTCCTGTACCTGGCACGTAAGGAAAGGAGGGAGTGGTAG
- a CDS encoding AraC family transcriptional regulator: protein MGKTDTYSDPNVITVNDVQVLSISKEWKLAEARDRSEQIIILVIEGRASFRSDKTGGMLNQGDFMVISLEDMQEGLALLPITENIYVCYVALFAAHARKERDGWLINEVMLPIQGKHHVETISLIHHHIEQLHLAWRKDHFDQATMQILFWKLWQAIMAGITQQEKKTDRQQLLQGIAEHMEQHCEETFQIEEMARYSGMTPTLFYQQFKEYTSLTPLQFINRKRMEKACQLLVAEDVIIPEVANEVGYRDVYYFSRMFKKIVGVPPYRYKKSLHKKIAVLHPAIIGDLLALGISIQHLIPVWEKHRQKRPYSQMDAATLEFDLYRLRQMEPDLIVGTDQVAPWLEQLAAIAPTQLIPFKTTTWRDHLQQVATMLGIAEVATSWLYYYDLKAVAARERIREKIGNETVMAVRAWDGGARIFGARRRKISDILYGDLQVRPPVGTDHFAFLDIASLDELHEFQADHILLFDERKIRTDVRKHRLKGNVHRAGVYPWLHYSALGHEQAISEALTHFAESQECTKKESGSSIFLRPQVCDNN, encoded by the coding sequence ATGGGAAAAACAGACACATATAGTGATCCGAATGTCATCACTGTAAATGATGTGCAAGTTTTGTCCATTTCAAAAGAATGGAAGCTTGCAGAAGCGAGAGATAGAAGTGAACAAATAATCATTTTGGTAATAGAGGGCAGGGCGTCGTTTCGGTCGGATAAGACAGGAGGGATGCTTAATCAGGGAGATTTCATGGTCATATCTCTAGAAGATATGCAGGAAGGGCTCGCCCTTTTGCCCATTACGGAGAACATCTATGTTTGTTACGTGGCGCTTTTTGCTGCTCATGCCAGAAAAGAAAGGGATGGCTGGCTCATAAACGAAGTGATGCTACCGATCCAGGGGAAGCACCATGTCGAAACCATCTCCTTGATTCACCATCACATCGAACAATTGCATCTGGCATGGCGAAAAGATCACTTCGATCAGGCAACTATGCAAATTCTTTTTTGGAAGCTATGGCAAGCTATTATGGCTGGAATCACGCAGCAAGAGAAAAAAACAGATCGTCAGCAACTTCTTCAAGGGATCGCTGAACATATGGAGCAGCATTGTGAGGAGACTTTTCAGATCGAGGAGATGGCTCGCTACTCAGGGATGACGCCGACCCTTTTCTATCAGCAGTTTAAGGAGTACACCTCGCTTACTCCCTTGCAATTCATCAATCGGAAACGAATGGAGAAGGCCTGTCAGCTTCTGGTGGCGGAGGACGTGATAATTCCTGAGGTAGCTAATGAAGTTGGCTATCGGGATGTGTACTATTTCAGTCGCATGTTTAAAAAGATCGTTGGCGTTCCCCCTTATCGCTACAAGAAATCGTTGCATAAGAAAATAGCCGTTCTCCATCCAGCAATTATCGGTGATCTGCTCGCATTGGGGATCTCGATCCAACATCTGATCCCCGTTTGGGAAAAGCATCGGCAAAAGAGGCCGTACTCCCAGATGGACGCAGCCACGCTGGAATTTGACTTGTACCGTCTGCGCCAGATGGAGCCGGATTTGATCGTGGGTACAGATCAGGTTGCACCTTGGCTTGAACAATTGGCAGCCATTGCACCGACACAGCTCATTCCCTTTAAAACAACGACCTGGCGGGATCATTTGCAGCAAGTAGCTACCATGCTGGGAATTGCAGAAGTGGCGACGAGTTGGCTCTATTATTATGATTTGAAAGCAGTTGCAGCCCGCGAGCGTATTCGAGAAAAAATTGGGAATGAAACCGTTATGGCAGTGAGGGCTTGGGATGGTGGAGCCCGTATATTTGGTGCGAGAAGGCGGAAAATTTCTGATATTTTATACGGTGACCTACAGGTGAGACCGCCAGTGGGAACCGATCATTTTGCCTTTCTGGATATCGCGAGCCTGGATGAGCTTCATGAATTTCAGGCTGATCATATTCTGCTTTTCGACGAAAGGAAAATTCGGACGGATGTACGCAAGCATCGTTTGAAAGGGAATGTACATCGAGCTGGGGTATATCCATGGCTGCATTATTCCGCCCTCGGCCATGAGCAGGCCATATCAGAGGCGCTCACACATTTTGCAGAGTCACAGGAATGTACAAAAAAGGAATCAGGTTCTTCAATTTTCTTGCGGCCACAAGTTTGTGATAATAATTGA
- a CDS encoding manganese-dependent inorganic pyrophosphatase → MEKKLIFGHKNPDTDSICSALVYADLKTKLGANVEPVRLGVISSETAFVLNYFQVKEPRLVETVANEVNEVILVDHNERQQSANDIEQVQVVEVIDHHRVANFETSNPLYFRAEPVGCTTTILKKMYKENGVDIPKEMAGLMLSAIISDTLLLKSPTCTEQDVAAAHELAEIAGVNLEAYGLDMLKAGADLSDKTIAQLLTLDAKEFQMGNAKVEIAQVNAVDVNDVLARQGELEAAMNANIAEKGLDLFVFVVTDILNNDSVAIALGSATQAVEKAYQVTLVDNKAVLKGVVSRKKQIVPVLTDTFQAL, encoded by the coding sequence ATGGAAAAAAAATTAATCTTCGGTCATAAAAATCCAGACACAGATTCCATTTGTTCAGCACTTGTGTACGCTGACTTGAAAACAAAACTGGGCGCGAATGTAGAGCCTGTACGCCTGGGTGTAATCAGCAGCGAAACAGCATTTGTGCTGAATTACTTCCAAGTAAAAGAGCCGCGCCTCGTAGAAACAGTGGCGAATGAAGTAAATGAAGTCATCCTTGTAGACCACAACGAGCGCCAACAAAGCGCGAATGACATTGAACAAGTGCAAGTGGTAGAAGTGATCGACCATCACCGTGTTGCGAACTTTGAGACGAGCAATCCGCTCTACTTCCGTGCCGAGCCGGTTGGATGCACGACTACTATTTTGAAGAAAATGTACAAAGAAAACGGCGTAGACATTCCAAAAGAGATGGCGGGCTTAATGCTTTCTGCTATCATTTCGGATACGCTGCTGTTGAAATCTCCAACTTGCACGGAGCAAGATGTAGCTGCTGCGCATGAGCTGGCTGAAATCGCAGGTGTCAATCTGGAAGCATACGGTCTGGACATGCTCAAAGCGGGGGCAGACCTGAGCGACAAAACAATCGCACAACTGCTCACATTGGATGCAAAAGAGTTCCAAATGGGCAATGCGAAGGTAGAAATCGCACAAGTAAATGCAGTGGATGTAAATGATGTACTTGCACGCCAAGGCGAATTGGAAGCGGCTATGAATGCAAACATCGCTGAAAAAGGTTTGGACTTGTTCGTGTTCGTTGTAACCGATATCTTGAATAACGATTCTGTTGCCATCGCTCTCGGCAGCGCAACGCAAGCAGTAGAAAAAGCGTACCAAGTAACATTGGTGGACAACAAAGCTGTTCTGAAGGGCGTTGTCTCCCGTAAGAAGCAAATCGTGCCAGTATTGACTGATACATTCCAAGCCCTGTAA
- a CDS encoding FecCD family ABC transporter permease: MDIDLFSEKRKSRSVRLILLFAVLLLVGFVLSLNTGPYSIGPFEVLQTLLGEGSKKQNLVLFELRLPRMVIAVMVGAGLAVSGAILQGISRNGLSDPGILGISSGAGLAVLLFVSLYPATNMAPPFLMPFLALIGATATATIIYMLAYKKGHGISPTRLLLTGIAVGAGLSAISIILTLQLNPRNLEFVVTWQMGSLWGSNWKFVLALLPWMVVLLPYVYRKANVLNLLSMNEQIAASLGVSLQRERLALMAGAVGLAASSVATGGGIGFIGLLGPHIARRLVGPQHQYMLPITALVGSLLVLAGDTLGRSIMPATEVPAGIVISLIGGPYFLYLLIRTKG, translated from the coding sequence GTGGACATCGATCTATTTTCCGAAAAAAGAAAAAGCCGTAGTGTCCGACTGATTCTTCTTTTCGCGGTACTTTTGCTTGTCGGTTTTGTCCTGAGCTTGAACACGGGACCGTACAGTATTGGACCTTTCGAGGTATTGCAGACGTTACTAGGAGAGGGCTCGAAAAAGCAGAATCTCGTGCTGTTTGAGCTACGGCTTCCTCGGATGGTAATTGCGGTCATGGTTGGGGCTGGGCTTGCTGTATCGGGAGCGATTCTGCAAGGAATCTCTCGCAATGGTCTGTCTGACCCCGGCATTCTTGGAATCAGTTCAGGTGCTGGACTGGCCGTATTGTTGTTCGTCTCTCTTTATCCAGCGACGAACATGGCTCCGCCTTTTTTGATGCCGTTCCTCGCACTCATCGGTGCCACTGCCACAGCAACCATCATCTATATGCTTGCATACAAGAAGGGGCACGGCATATCTCCTACCCGTCTCTTGCTTACAGGGATTGCAGTAGGGGCGGGACTTAGCGCCATCAGCATTATTTTGACACTTCAGTTGAATCCGCGAAACCTCGAGTTTGTCGTCACTTGGCAAATGGGATCGTTGTGGGGTTCCAATTGGAAGTTCGTACTGGCACTTTTGCCGTGGATGGTGGTCCTGCTGCCGTACGTGTATCGGAAGGCAAATGTACTGAACCTGCTCAGTATGAACGAACAGATTGCAGCAAGTCTGGGCGTATCTCTTCAACGGGAGCGACTGGCCTTGATGGCGGGTGCGGTTGGATTGGCTGCGTCGAGTGTAGCGACAGGCGGAGGCATAGGCTTCATTGGCTTGCTTGGCCCGCATATCGCGCGCAGATTGGTCGGACCCCAGCATCAATACATGCTGCCCATTACAGCGCTCGTCGGTTCATTGCTCGTATTGGCCGGGGATACGTTAGGGCGAAGCATCATGCCGGCTACAGAAGTACCAGCGGGTATTGTTATTTCCCTCATTGGGGGGCCTTATTTTCTGTATTTGTTAATCCGGACAAAAGGGTAA
- a CDS encoding PepSY domain-containing protein, with protein sequence MKKVVMTMVGALIVGSLSVTAFAHSNQYYSVPQKNTSTVYLQIDDDVKHNWAKLVRITPEKALKKVRDTQSGIITEWKLDEEDGFLVYKAEIKNKHQEIDVYLDAMTGDVWQTVDHDDDDDHDDDNDDQWNKQQVKISVEQAKKIALAKVSGNIKSIKLDEDDNYYVYEVEVKTAKGQEVDLEISATTGAVLDVDWDD encoded by the coding sequence ATGAAAAAAGTAGTCATGACCATGGTAGGAGCACTGATTGTAGGGAGTCTCAGCGTAACAGCCTTTGCACATAGCAACCAATATTACAGCGTACCGCAAAAGAACACTTCTACCGTGTACCTGCAAATCGACGATGATGTGAAACACAACTGGGCGAAGCTCGTGCGCATCACGCCTGAAAAAGCACTGAAAAAAGTTCGGGATACACAGTCTGGTATCATTACCGAATGGAAGCTGGATGAAGAGGACGGTTTCCTCGTATACAAAGCAGAGATCAAAAACAAGCATCAAGAGATTGACGTGTACCTCGATGCAATGACTGGGGATGTGTGGCAAACAGTTGACCACGATGACGACGATGATCATGACGACGACAACGACGATCAGTGGAACAAACAACAAGTGAAAATTAGTGTAGAGCAAGCGAAAAAAATCGCTTTGGCTAAAGTGAGCGGCAACATCAAATCCATCAAGCTGGATGAAGACGATAACTACTATGTGTATGAAGTGGAAGTGAAAACGGCCAAAGGACAGGAAGTAGATCTGGAGATTTCCGCTACGACAGGCGCTGTACTGGATGTAGACTGGGACGATTAA
- a CDS encoding metallophosphoesterase, with amino-acid sequence MRVAALYDIHGNVPALHATLAELEVVKPDLIVIGGDIVSGPMPV; translated from the coding sequence ATGAGAGTGGCTGCTTTGTATGACATTCACGGGAATGTACCTGCCCTACATGCAACATTGGCAGAACTCGAAGTTGTGAAGCCTGATCTTATTGTCATCGGAGGAGATATCGTCTCAGGCCCGATGCCCGTCTAA
- a CDS encoding metallophosphoesterase family protein — translation MLFCHAIPTNDEDIFTPLTSDAVVATYFEGTQQRTVICGHTHVQFERHLGDPRILNAGSVGMPFADKPGAYWLLLDGDRYEHRFTPYDNVEAAAKQIASTNYPQAQQFAEENVRKIPTAQEAMEFLEAIAQKNRPSNS, via the coding sequence GTGCTATTCTGCCACGCCATTCCCACCAATGATGAAGATATTTTCACTCCCCTTACATCGGATGCAGTCGTTGCCACTTACTTTGAGGGGACACAGCAACGAACGGTCATCTGTGGCCATACACATGTCCAATTTGAACGTCATCTTGGCGATCCGCGTATTCTCAATGCTGGGAGTGTGGGCATGCCGTTTGCAGACAAACCAGGGGCATACTGGTTACTTCTTGATGGTGACCGCTATGAGCATCGCTTTACACCCTATGACAACGTAGAGGCTGCTGCAAAACAAATCGCTTCCACGAACTATCCGCAAGCTCAGCAATTTGCCGAAGAGAATGTCCGAAAAATACCTACAGCTCAAGAAGCGATGGAATTTTTAGAAGCCATCGCACAAAAAAACCGACCCTCTAATTCGTAA